Proteins encoded together in one Lathyrus oleraceus cultivar Zhongwan6 chromosome 5, CAAS_Psat_ZW6_1.0, whole genome shotgun sequence window:
- the LOC127083877 gene encoding 14 kDa proline-rich protein DC2.15 has product MGSKGVASIIIVTFFFNILFFVSLTTAQMSVAVTSKSKQCPDLRVCVNVLNDLISIIIGAPQSKPCCSLIAGLVDLEAHACLCTAIKGNILGINLNILVKILLNVCGGKVPEGPVC; this is encoded by the coding sequence ATGGGTTCAAAGGGTGTTGCATCCATTATCATCGTCACGTTTTTCTTTAACATCCTCTTTTTTGTCAGTCTTACCACAGCCCAAATGTCGGTGGCGGTTACTTCAAAATCAAAGCAATGTCCTGATTTGCGTGTTTGTGTCAATGTGTTGAATGATTTGATTTCCATTATAATTGGCGCCCCACAATCCAAGCCATGTTGCTCCCTTATTGCTGGTCTTGTTGACCTCGAAGCGCATGCGTGTCTTTGCACAGCAATCAAAGGAAATATTTTGGGAATAAACCTTAATATTCTTGTAAAAATTTTACTCAATGTATGTGGAGGTAAGGTCCCTGAGGGCCCTGTATGTTAA